In one window of Musa acuminata AAA Group cultivar baxijiao chromosome BXJ3-2, Cavendish_Baxijiao_AAA, whole genome shotgun sequence DNA:
- the LOC135631567 gene encoding cyclic dof factor 4-like, with the protein MAEDEEAPSFKLFGTVILKGDGLGKEEEAAQPATEPAGVVEAVEPEEALPCPRCKSKKTKFCYFNNYNVNQPRHFCKACHRYWTAGGALRNVPVGAGRRRGCPTNRRSTWTGRRQGGGS; encoded by the coding sequence ATGGCAGAAgacgaggaagcaccaagcttcaaACTTTTCGGGACGGTGATCCTAAAGGGGGACGGACTAggcaaggaggaggaggcggcgcagCCGGCGACGGAGCCGGCCGGGGTGGTGGAGGCGGTGGAGCCGGAGGAGGCGCTGCCATGCCCCAGGTGCAAGAGCAAGAAGACCAAGTTTTGCTACTTCAACAACTACAACGTCAACCAGCCGCGGCACTTCTGTAAGGCCTGCCATCGCTACTGGACCGCCGGGGGCGCCCTCCGGAACGTCCCCGTCGGAGCCGGCCGCCGTAGGGGATGCCCCACTAACCGGCGGAGCACCTGGACCGGGCGACGGCAGGGCGGCGGCTCTTGA